One segment of Amycolatopsis alba DSM 44262 DNA contains the following:
- a CDS encoding CynX/NimT family MFS transporter: MRVDSQESVAPFDDRLELEGSIETAWRPGVITGGLLLGVAVVLVALNLRPAITSVGPILGEMRDDLGATATWAGVLTTLPGLCFAAAGLAAPLLARRFGIGAAIASALSVLAVGLVLRVVDGPYVVLGGTLVATAGIALANVLIPVVIKDSFPARVGMMTGVYTAALQGGGALGSALTPPLENAFGGWRQGLGAWSVLAVLALLVWILAARGAGRAPVAEAGKQGSGRSLLRSPLAWMVTLFFGTQAFLAYVVMGWLPEVMIDAGVSKGDAGLLLGLISLIAVPISLVVAPMAARAGSQSLWIVGLGVFGFVGMVGMMVAPSASPLLWCLLIGLGMSVFSLALTVIALRARTGEDTARLSGMAQGIGYLMAAVGPFLFGLLHDLTRGWTVPWIMMLVVFLAQMTFGALAGRRRFV; the protein is encoded by the coding sequence GTGCGTGTCGACTCCCAAGAATCCGTTGCCCCGTTCGATGACCGTCTTGAACTCGAAGGGTCGATCGAAACGGCGTGGCGGCCGGGGGTGATCACCGGCGGTCTCCTGCTCGGCGTCGCGGTGGTCCTGGTGGCACTCAATCTGCGCCCGGCGATCACCAGTGTCGGTCCGATCCTCGGCGAGATGCGCGACGACCTCGGCGCCACGGCCACCTGGGCGGGCGTGCTGACCACGCTCCCCGGCCTCTGTTTCGCCGCAGCCGGGCTCGCCGCGCCCCTGCTGGCCCGCCGGTTCGGCATCGGCGCGGCCATCGCTTCCGCGCTGTCTGTGCTGGCCGTCGGCCTGGTGCTGCGCGTGGTCGACGGACCGTACGTCGTGCTCGGGGGGACCCTGGTGGCCACGGCGGGAATCGCCTTGGCGAACGTGCTGATCCCGGTCGTCATCAAGGACTCCTTCCCGGCTCGTGTCGGCATGATGACCGGCGTCTACACCGCCGCCCTCCAGGGCGGAGGCGCACTGGGATCCGCGCTCACCCCTCCCCTGGAGAACGCGTTCGGCGGCTGGCGTCAAGGCCTCGGTGCCTGGTCTGTGCTCGCGGTGCTCGCACTCCTCGTCTGGATTCTCGCAGCCCGCGGTGCGGGGCGGGCACCTGTTGCCGAGGCAGGCAAGCAGGGTAGCGGGCGATCGCTCCTGCGTAGCCCCCTTGCGTGGATGGTCACGCTTTTCTTCGGCACTCAGGCCTTTTTGGCCTACGTCGTGATGGGCTGGCTGCCGGAAGTGATGATCGACGCCGGGGTGAGCAAGGGCGATGCCGGGCTGTTGCTCGGGCTGATCTCGCTGATCGCCGTCCCGATCAGTCTCGTGGTGGCGCCGATGGCCGCGCGGGCGGGCAGCCAGAGCCTGTGGATCGTCGGGTTGGGTGTCTTCGGCTTCGTCGGGATGGTCGGCATGATGGTCGCCCCGAGCGCTTCGCCGCTGCTCTGGTGCCTTCTCATCGGGCTCGGGATGAGCGTCTTCTCGCTCGCGCTGACCGTGATCGCGCTGCGGGCGCGCACCGGTGAGGACACCGCGCGGCTGTCGGGGATGGCCCAGGGTATCGGCTACCTGATGGCGGCCGTCGGGCCGTTCCTCTTCGGCCTGCTTCACGACCTCACCCGCGGTTGGACCGTTCCCTGGATCATGATGCTCGTGGTCTTCCTCGCGCAGATGACCTTCGGCGCACTTGCCGGTCGCCGCCGCTTCGTCTGA
- a CDS encoding FadR/GntR family transcriptional regulator, translating into MPLATTRRAGLVDQVIEQLRDAVTQGEWPIGERIPTEPELAGQLGVGRNTVREAVRALAHTGLLEVRQGDGTYVRATSEVSGAIRRLCGSELREVLQVRRILEVEGARLAAASRTEEEVAELRSLLDRRNAELREGHWEDFARLDAEFHFAVVQSGHNTLLTEMYRGLTEVITASVAATSNVTPGHEYLPEIGHEGLAEAIADGDAERAASEACGFLDELLARVEHEDA; encoded by the coding sequence GTGCCATTGGCCACCACGCGCCGTGCCGGCCTGGTCGATCAGGTCATCGAGCAGCTGCGTGACGCCGTCACGCAGGGAGAATGGCCCATCGGCGAGCGGATTCCGACCGAACCCGAGCTGGCAGGACAGCTCGGGGTCGGGCGCAACACCGTCCGCGAGGCCGTTCGCGCGCTCGCGCACACGGGACTACTGGAAGTCCGACAGGGCGACGGGACCTACGTGCGGGCGACGAGCGAAGTCTCGGGCGCCATCCGGCGGTTGTGCGGTTCGGAACTGCGCGAGGTGCTGCAGGTGCGGCGCATCCTCGAGGTCGAAGGCGCCCGGCTCGCGGCCGCGTCGCGGACCGAGGAGGAAGTGGCCGAGCTGCGCTCGCTGCTCGACCGCCGCAACGCGGAGCTGCGGGAGGGGCATTGGGAGGATTTCGCCCGGCTCGACGCGGAATTCCACTTCGCCGTCGTCCAAAGTGGACATAACACCCTGCTGACCGAGATGTACCGCGGGCTCACCGAGGTGATAACGGCCAGCGTGGCCGCGACGTCGAACGTGACGCCGGGGCACGAGTACCTGCCGGAGATCGGCCACGAGGGGCTCGCCGAGGCCATCGCCGACGGTGACGCCGAGCGGGCCGCCAGTGAGGCGTGCGGCTTCCTGGACGAGCTCCTGGCCCGCGTGGAGCACGAAGACGCCTGA
- the map gene encoding type I methionyl aminopeptidase codes for MSVRSPLKPGVQTPRRVVPASIARPEYVDRPAPKRDTGNGVRTPEVIEAMRVASRIAAQALEEGGKAVKPGATTDDIDKVIHEFLLDNHAYPSTLGYRAFPKSCCTSLNEVICHGIPDSTVIEDGDICNIDVTAFIGGVHGDTNATFLAGDVSEEARLLVERTREATARAIKAVRPGRQLNVIGRVIEAYAKRFDYGVVRDFTGHGVGPAFHTAPTVLHYEEPSVDTVIEQGMTFTIEPMITLGTIDYDIWADDWTVTTKDKKWTAQFEHTLVVTETGAEILTLP; via the coding sequence ATGTCCGTTCGCTCCCCCTTGAAGCCCGGCGTTCAGACGCCGAGGCGAGTCGTCCCCGCCAGCATCGCCCGCCCCGAGTACGTCGACCGGCCGGCGCCGAAACGCGACACGGGCAACGGGGTCCGCACGCCCGAGGTGATCGAGGCGATGCGCGTCGCGAGCCGGATCGCGGCGCAGGCGCTCGAGGAGGGCGGCAAGGCCGTCAAACCCGGCGCGACCACCGACGACATCGACAAGGTGATCCACGAGTTCCTGCTGGACAACCACGCGTACCCGTCCACCCTCGGCTACCGCGCGTTCCCGAAGTCGTGCTGCACCTCGCTCAACGAGGTGATCTGCCACGGCATCCCGGACTCGACGGTGATCGAGGACGGCGACATCTGCAACATCGACGTCACCGCGTTCATCGGCGGCGTCCACGGCGACACCAACGCGACGTTCCTGGCGGGTGACGTCTCCGAGGAGGCGCGGCTGCTGGTCGAGCGCACGCGTGAGGCGACCGCACGCGCCATCAAGGCCGTCCGTCCCGGCAGGCAGCTCAACGTCATCGGCCGCGTCATCGAGGCATACGCGAAGCGGTTCGACTACGGCGTCGTGCGGGACTTCACCGGTCACGGTGTCGGCCCGGCGTTCCACACCGCGCCGACCGTCCTGCACTACGAGGAGCCGTCAGTCGACACGGTCATCGAGCAGGGCATGACCTTCACGATCGAGCCGATGATCACCCTCGGCACCATCGATTACGACATCTGGGCCGACGACTGGACCGTCACCACCAAGGACAAGAAGTGGACCGCCCAGTTCGAGCACACCCTCGTGGTGACCGAGACCGGCGCCGAAATCTTGACGCTGCCGTAG
- a CDS encoding penicillin-binding transpeptidase domain-containing protein — MPAGRRLAVVVLAGVVGLSAAGCGLFADSGPEDAITGFLDGLSSGDVAAAAFFTDSPDAARASMEMVRKALSPESIKVAADKVQHASGADNATATYQLTWNLPRGRAWTYKADAQVHSTQDGWKVRWLPTAIHPQLAAQQSIALKSEPPDLAPVLDRDGMPLLRPQTVVSVVLDPAKAGDLVAVSDKLGAALNRFEASVTGQSIRDGVKALKPGAGYPVVSLRSSSYQEVKPEIYDLPGVRFSQQDRLLPDDKNFGKQVLPAVRSLVEDQVEGSAGWRVVTLDTAGGESVDLHTEQPKPAPAVVSTLSVKAQGSAERALAPVPTASALVAIQPSTGELLAVAQNAPADPQGAIALTGRFPPGSTMKIATAVAALSAGSVRADSPVDCPGTATFENRTVPNEGKFALGVVPLSKAFAKSCNTTFAKLSTDLPPAALTDAARDLGVGADFVIPGLTTITGSVPPANTVAQKAENGFGQGTVVTSPFGLAVAAATVQAGKTPVPTLVRGMASTSSGLGKPIRPEVLDALRGMMREVVTDGTATLLKPLPEVRGKTGTAQFGDGTHSHGWFVGYTGDLAFALLTTDAGTSKPAVEAAQRFLAGLG, encoded by the coding sequence ATGCCAGCAGGTCGTCGTCTCGCCGTCGTCGTGCTCGCGGGGGTGGTGGGCCTCTCGGCCGCCGGGTGCGGACTCTTCGCCGACTCCGGTCCCGAAGACGCGATCACGGGCTTCCTCGACGGACTCTCTTCCGGTGACGTCGCCGCCGCCGCGTTCTTCACCGATTCCCCGGACGCCGCACGCGCCTCCATGGAGATGGTTCGGAAGGCGCTTTCTCCCGAGTCGATCAAGGTCGCGGCCGACAAGGTCCAGCACGCGTCCGGAGCGGACAACGCGACGGCGACCTATCAGCTCACCTGGAACCTCCCGCGCGGCCGTGCCTGGACGTACAAGGCCGACGCGCAGGTCCATTCCACTCAGGACGGCTGGAAGGTGCGTTGGCTGCCGACCGCGATCCATCCGCAGCTGGCCGCGCAGCAGAGCATCGCGCTGAAGTCCGAGCCGCCGGATCTCGCGCCGGTGCTGGACCGCGACGGGATGCCGTTGCTGCGCCCGCAGACCGTCGTCAGCGTGGTGCTCGACCCGGCGAAGGCGGGGGACCTGGTGGCGGTCTCCGACAAACTCGGCGCGGCGCTCAACCGGTTCGAAGCGTCGGTGACCGGTCAGTCGATCCGCGACGGTGTGAAGGCGCTCAAGCCCGGAGCCGGCTATCCGGTGGTGAGCCTGCGGTCGAGCAGCTACCAAGAGGTGAAACCCGAGATCTACGACTTGCCCGGTGTCCGGTTCAGCCAGCAGGACAGGCTGCTGCCCGACGACAAGAACTTCGGCAAGCAGGTGCTGCCCGCCGTCCGTTCCCTCGTCGAGGACCAGGTGGAGGGCTCGGCGGGCTGGCGCGTCGTCACCCTCGACACGGCAGGCGGCGAGAGCGTCGACCTGCACACCGAGCAACCCAAACCGGCCCCCGCGGTCGTGAGCACGCTCAGCGTGAAGGCGCAGGGTTCGGCGGAGCGGGCGCTCGCCCCGGTCCCGACGGCCTCCGCGCTGGTCGCGATCCAGCCGTCGACGGGTGAACTGCTGGCCGTGGCCCAGAACGCCCCGGCCGACCCCCAGGGCGCGATCGCGCTCACCGGCCGGTTCCCGCCCGGCTCCACGATGAAGATCGCCACCGCCGTCGCCGCGCTGTCCGCGGGCTCGGTGCGCGCGGACAGCCCCGTCGACTGCCCCGGCACGGCCACCTTCGAGAACCGGACGGTGCCGAACGAGGGCAAGTTCGCCCTCGGCGTCGTCCCGCTGTCCAAGGCGTTCGCCAAATCCTGCAACACGACGTTCGCGAAGCTCTCGACCGATCTGCCGCCCGCCGCGCTGACCGACGCCGCGCGCGACCTCGGCGTCGGCGCCGACTTCGTGATCCCCGGCCTGACCACGATCACCGGTTCGGTGCCGCCGGCGAACACCGTCGCGCAGAAGGCGGAGAACGGCTTCGGGCAGGGGACCGTGGTGACGAGCCCGTTCGGGCTGGCGGTCGCCGCCGCGACGGTCCAGGCCGGGAAGACCCCGGTGCCGACGCTGGTGCGGGGGATGGCCTCGACGTCGTCCGGGCTCGGGAAGCCGATCCGCCCCGAGGTGCTCGACGCGCTCCGCGGGATGATGCGTGAGGTCGTCACCGACGGCACGGCGACCCTGCTCAAGCCCCTGCCCGAAGTCCGGGGCAAGACCGGGACGGCCCAGTTCGGCGACGGCACGCATTCGCACGGCTGGTTCGTCGGCTACACCGGAGACCTGGCCTTCGCGCTGCTGACCACCGACGCGGGGACGTCCAAACCGGCGGTCGAAGCCGCCCAGCGCTTCCTGGCGGGCCTCGGTTAG
- a CDS encoding GNAT family N-acetyltransferase: MLRLAGARLLDDRDYPAVRAALATDPVGSCMVSARVETAGLDPWRLGGELWAADSRPVRAGRLQGLCFSGPNLIPLRGNVSALRSFADRALRRQRTCSSLVGPAEQVLGLWDELEPEWGPAREVRHDQPLMALDGVPSVAADPAVRAVRPEELDRYLPAAIAMFIEEVGVDPRNGDGGAGYRARVAELIAGGRAFARFEDGEVVFKAEIGAMSSTVGQIQGVWVHPERRGGGLGTAGTASVVTRLVRGMNRTASLYVNAYNSPALAAYRKIGFQQVGQYATVLF; this comes from the coding sequence GTGTTGCGGCTTGCAGGTGCACGGCTGCTCGATGATCGGGACTATCCGGCGGTCCGTGCCGCGCTCGCCACAGACCCGGTCGGCAGCTGCATGGTGAGTGCCAGGGTGGAGACCGCGGGTCTCGACCCCTGGCGGCTCGGTGGTGAGCTCTGGGCCGCCGATTCCCGGCCGGTGCGCGCGGGCAGGCTCCAGGGGCTGTGCTTCTCCGGGCCGAATCTGATCCCGTTGCGCGGCAACGTCTCCGCCTTGCGCTCCTTCGCCGATCGCGCCCTGCGCCGCCAGCGGACCTGTTCGTCACTGGTCGGCCCGGCCGAGCAGGTTCTGGGGCTCTGGGACGAACTCGAGCCGGAATGGGGCCCCGCCCGCGAAGTCCGGCACGACCAGCCGCTGATGGCGCTCGACGGGGTCCCGTCCGTCGCCGCCGATCCGGCGGTCCGCGCGGTGCGCCCGGAAGAACTCGACAGGTATCTCCCGGCCGCGATAGCCATGTTCATCGAAGAGGTCGGCGTCGACCCCCGCAACGGCGACGGCGGCGCCGGTTACCGCGCCCGCGTCGCGGAGCTCATCGCCGGCGGCCGGGCGTTCGCGCGCTTCGAGGACGGCGAGGTCGTCTTCAAGGCCGAGATCGGCGCGATGTCTTCCACCGTCGGCCAGATCCAGGGGGTCTGGGTGCATCCGGAACGCCGGGGCGGCGGCCTCGGCACCGCCGGGACGGCGTCCGTGGTGACCAGGCTCGTCCGCGGGATGAACCGCACCGCGAGCCTGTACGTCAACGCCTACAACAGCCCGGCGCTCGCCGCCTATCGCAAGATCGGCTTCCAGCAGGTCGGGCAGTACGCGACGGTTCTTTTCTAG
- the ispG gene encoding flavodoxin-dependent (E)-4-hydroxy-3-methylbut-2-enyl-diphosphate synthase, producing the protein MTVALGMPALPPPVLSERRKTRQLQVGPVGVGSEHPISVQSMTTTLTSDVNATLQQIAELTAAGCDIVRVACPSADDAEALPAIARKSQIPVIADIHFQPKYVFAAIEAGCAAVRVNPGNIRKFDDQVKEIARAAKDHGTPIRIGVNAGSLDKRIMDKYGKATPEALAESALWEASLFAEHDFHDVKISVKHNDPVVMVRAYEILAEQCDYPLHLGVTEAGPAFQGTIKSAVAFGALLRQGIGDTIRVSLSAPPVEEVKVGIQILQSLNLKERKLEIVSCPSCGRAQVDVYTLAEQVTAGLEGMEVPLRVAVMGCVVNGPGEAREADLGVASGNGKGQIFVKGEVIKTVPEHAIVETLIEEAMRIAEESGQTIGEGEPTVTVG; encoded by the coding sequence GTGACTGTCGCTCTAGGTATGCCAGCGCTTCCTCCTCCCGTCCTCTCCGAGCGTCGCAAGACCCGACAGCTGCAGGTCGGGCCGGTCGGCGTCGGCAGCGAGCACCCGATCTCGGTGCAGTCGATGACCACCACGCTCACCTCGGACGTCAACGCGACCCTGCAGCAGATCGCCGAGCTGACCGCTGCGGGCTGTGACATCGTGCGCGTCGCGTGCCCGTCGGCGGACGACGCCGAGGCGCTTCCCGCGATCGCGAGGAAGTCGCAGATCCCGGTGATCGCCGACATCCACTTCCAGCCGAAGTACGTCTTCGCCGCGATCGAAGCGGGCTGCGCGGCCGTCCGGGTGAACCCCGGCAACATCCGCAAGTTCGACGACCAGGTCAAGGAGATCGCGCGGGCCGCGAAGGACCACGGCACCCCGATCCGGATCGGCGTCAACGCGGGTTCGCTGGACAAGCGGATCATGGACAAGTACGGCAAGGCGACCCCGGAGGCGCTCGCCGAGTCCGCGCTGTGGGAGGCGTCGCTGTTCGCCGAGCACGACTTCCACGACGTCAAGATCTCCGTGAAGCACAACGACCCGGTGGTCATGGTGCGCGCGTACGAGATCCTCGCCGAGCAGTGCGACTACCCGCTGCACCTCGGTGTCACCGAGGCGGGCCCGGCGTTCCAGGGCACCATCAAGTCGGCCGTGGCCTTCGGCGCGCTGCTGCGCCAGGGCATCGGCGACACCATCCGCGTGTCACTCTCGGCGCCGCCGGTGGAAGAGGTCAAGGTCGGGATCCAGATCCTGCAGTCGCTGAACCTCAAGGAGCGCAAGCTCGAGATCGTCTCCTGCCCGTCGTGCGGCCGCGCGCAGGTCGACGTCTACACCCTCGCCGAGCAGGTCACCGCCGGACTCGAGGGCATGGAGGTCCCGCTGCGCGTCGCGGTCATGGGCTGCGTCGTCAACGGCCCTGGCGAGGCTCGCGAGGCGGACCTCGGTGTCGCTTCGGGTAACGGCAAGGGCCAGATCTTCGTCAAGGGCGAGGTCATCAAGACCGTGCCCGAGCACGCGATCGTCGAGACGCTGATCGAAGAGGCGATGCGGATCGCCGAGGAATCCGGTCAGACGATCGGCGAGGGAGAGCCCACCGTCACCGTCGGCTGA